The following proteins come from a genomic window of Leptolyngbyaceae cyanobacterium:
- a CDS encoding isoprenyl transferase — protein sequence MSYPNDPRILSPSGRGVVNYRDFATLPSDLDRQRLPNHIAIIMDGNGRWATQRGLPRFAGHRQGAKALKELLRCCKDWGISILTAYAFSTENWQRPLEEVHFLMGLFEQLLQRELAQMQQEGVKISFIGDVKNLSPSLQQTMHRAMQETAHNDKVYFNVAINYGSRNELVNACRRLAEQVQQGTLLPSEIDTSRFEQQLYTAGNSDPDLLIRTSGEMRLSNFLLWQMAYTELYFIDVLFPDFDGEALYQALVHYQKRDRRFGKVTLKNCPNHLEYIVS from the coding sequence ATGAGCTATCCCAATGACCCAAGAATCCTCTCGCCTTCAGGCAGAGGAGTTGTCAATTATCGAGACTTTGCAACCTTACCTTCTGACCTCGATCGGCAACGGCTGCCAAATCATATTGCCATTATTATGGATGGGAATGGCCGCTGGGCAACTCAACGGGGATTACCTCGTTTCGCCGGACATCGCCAGGGAGCCAAAGCGTTGAAGGAACTGTTGCGCTGCTGCAAAGATTGGGGAATTTCTATCTTAACTGCCTATGCTTTTTCCACCGAAAACTGGCAGCGCCCCTTAGAAGAAGTTCATTTTCTGATGGGTTTGTTTGAGCAATTGCTCCAACGCGAATTGGCTCAAATGCAGCAAGAAGGAGTTAAAATTTCCTTCATCGGTGATGTAAAAAATCTTTCCCCGTCTCTGCAACAAACAATGCACCGCGCCATGCAAGAAACTGCACATAATGATAAAGTTTATTTCAATGTTGCGATTAACTATGGCAGTCGCAACGAATTAGTAAACGCCTGTCGTCGGCTTGCAGAACAAGTACAGCAGGGAACGCTACTCCCTTCAGAGATTGATACCTCACGATTTGAGCAGCAACTCTACACAGCAGGAAATTCTGACCCCGATTTACTGATTCGCACCAGCGGTGAAATGCGGTTAAGTAACTTTCTACTTTGGCAGATGGCATACACGGAATTGTATTTTATCGATGTATTGTTCCCCGACTTCGATGGCGAAGCATTGTATCAAGCTCTGGTGCATTATCAGAAACGCGATCGCCGTTTTGGAAAAGTTACTCTCAAGAATTGTCCTAACCATCTGGAATATATAGTGTCTTAG
- a CDS encoding transposase, translated as MLNLTYEYKLIPTDAQRETFDQWLIICRKVYNFALRERKDWVNSRKCDINSCRIKQEYIIPADAPRPTFARQCKTLAQVKKSIPELKVPHTHVLQQVLRQLEAAFVAMWERGHGFPRFKKRMRSFVFPQLNQESVKRFDGADWVNLPKIGLVKMHLSRPIPQGFEVKQIRVVRRASGYYAMLTLQCDVEVPQASPSGHGVGIDLGLEHFLATSDGELIDRPRFFVDGQSKLKSLQRQLKRKKKGSRKFRQLHHQIAKHHEYISNSRKDFHFKTAHHLCDRAQTIFAEDLNLKAMSAGMLCKHTLDAGFGQFLSILGHVCCKRGAYFAKVDANGTSQTCPRCQTHTGKKLLSERVHKCPECGYETNRDVAAAQVVLQRGYTAVGHIAVNFGEGK; from the coding sequence ATGCTGAATCTCACCTACGAGTACAAACTCATTCCCACAGACGCGCAACGCGAAACATTCGACCAATGGCTCATCATCTGCCGTAAAGTCTACAATTTTGCATTGCGGGAACGAAAGGATTGGGTTAATTCTCGTAAGTGCGATATCAACTCATGCAGGATCAAGCAGGAATATATCATCCCTGCTGATGCACCCCGTCCAACCTTTGCGCGTCAGTGTAAAACGCTGGCACAAGTAAAGAAGTCAATTCCTGAGTTAAAGGTTCCTCATACCCATGTATTGCAGCAAGTGTTACGCCAATTAGAGGCAGCATTTGTAGCGATGTGGGAACGGGGACATGGCTTTCCTAGATTCAAAAAACGGATGCGCTCATTTGTGTTTCCTCAACTGAATCAGGAGTCCGTCAAGCGTTTTGATGGTGCAGACTGGGTTAACCTGCCGAAGATTGGCTTAGTCAAAATGCACTTGTCGCGTCCAATTCCTCAAGGATTTGAGGTCAAACAGATTCGCGTAGTTAGACGGGCATCTGGTTACTATGCCATGCTCACTTTGCAGTGCGATGTCGAAGTGCCTCAAGCATCACCTTCAGGTCATGGCGTCGGGATTGATTTAGGTTTGGAACACTTTTTAGCCACGTCTGATGGCGAGTTGATTGATAGACCTCGATTCTTTGTTGATGGACAAAGCAAGCTGAAATCGCTGCAACGTCAACTCAAGCGCAAGAAAAAGGGTTCTAGAAAGTTTCGTCAATTGCACCATCAAATTGCTAAACACCACGAGTACATCTCGAATAGTCGCAAAGACTTTCACTTCAAGACTGCTCATCATTTGTGCGACCGGGCGCAAACCATTTTTGCTGAGGATTTGAATCTCAAAGCCATGTCAGCAGGGATGCTTTGCAAACATACGTTGGATGCTGGCTTTGGGCAGTTTCTTAGTATTCTTGGTCATGTTTGCTGTAAGCGAGGTGCATATTTCGCCAAAGTAGACGCAAACGGGACGAGTCAAACTTGCCCCAGATGTCAAACCCATACGGGCAAAAAGCTGTTGTCTGAGCGAGTCCACAAGTGTCCTGAATGCGGTTATGAAACGAATCGAGATGTAGCAGCAGCGCAAGTCGTTTTGCAACGTGGCTATACAGCGGTGGGACACATCGCAGTGAATTTTGGGGAGGGCAAGTAG
- a CDS encoding ferritin-like domain-containing protein, which translates to MKIKFPLLHRTGSTCVQRKQQLKELLNHYFSTAHLNDRLQDLPHQFDYPQPRPWKPINWQAIALDQIVEMESQVFLAILRGAIDTEAPIRGYTQTSRQYLEFLDPRMARFVGGVVSADGILLEPGPWEKEERQHTPTLLRVYTQLTHQKVIPQPHSVRPYRSEADPVNALYRHGLHRVATEYGAACLYLWLMAHTTGALQAVLEELVLDEINHMAKFWGFGVWAYPNSSLPRISWTLLQTMKGRITYQRDRSSLVGTLDRMTRVLGWQTWSTTDRWTFAFTCIHALRLLGCWNRTLTPALLQDLLGECRCY; encoded by the coding sequence ATGAAAATTAAATTTCCTCTGCTGCATCGTACCGGATCGACCTGTGTGCAAAGAAAGCAACAGTTGAAGGAACTGCTCAACCATTATTTTTCTACTGCCCATTTGAACGATCGCCTCCAAGATTTACCCCATCAATTCGACTATCCTCAACCTCGTCCCTGGAAGCCGATTAACTGGCAGGCGATCGCCCTAGATCAAATTGTTGAGATGGAGTCTCAAGTGTTTTTGGCAATTTTACGAGGAGCGATCGATACAGAAGCCCCAATTCGGGGATATACCCAAACTAGTCGCCAATACCTGGAGTTTCTCGATCCTCGGATGGCACGCTTTGTGGGTGGAGTGGTTAGTGCAGATGGTATTCTGCTCGAACCGGGTCCGTGGGAAAAAGAGGAGCGGCAGCACACGCCAACATTGCTCAGAGTATACACCCAACTCACTCATCAAAAAGTAATTCCCCAACCCCACTCGGTTCGACCCTATCGATCGGAGGCAGATCCAGTTAATGCGCTTTATCGCCACGGATTGCACCGAGTCGCCACGGAATATGGCGCTGCTTGCCTCTACCTCTGGTTGATGGCACACACTACGGGCGCTCTGCAAGCTGTGCTCGAAGAACTCGTGCTGGATGAAATTAACCACATGGCAAAGTTTTGGGGATTTGGCGTTTGGGCTTATCCCAACTCATCGCTGCCCCGCATTAGTTGGACTTTACTGCAAACGATGAAGGGACGAATAACCTACCAGCGCGATCGCAGCAGTCTCGTCGGCACACTCGATCGTATGACCAGAGTGCTGGGGTGGCAAACCTGGTCTACAACCGACCGTTGGACTTTTGCCTTTACCTGCATCCATGCGCTTCGTCTTCTGGGGTGTTGGAACCGAACTCTCACCCCCGCATTATTACAAGACCTCTTAGGTGAATGTCGTTGTTATTAA
- a CDS encoding tetratricopeptide repeat protein — protein sequence MEAETALAWVDRLLVRRTGGRLSALQKEILSKVLRGQKYLEIAVHSGYTEGHIKDVSSHLWKVLSRLLGERITKSTCRAVLERYLSLSGNSVLSLPSLPAIDSHSIPETLLGREAAIAHLNSLVQRGCKAIVIQGEGGLGKTTLAQHYLQTQGFEAVLELLMAKETQNITSVERVVEEWLKQDFGQEPGSELGISLGRLKHQLHQQRIGILIDNLEPALDSEGRLLPLHRSYVELLRVLTDARVQSVTVITSRDRLCEPDLAVEHYRLPRLDLTAWQTFFSRRLATDVPTLEQMHRAYGGNAKVMGILCGAIQEDFDGKMAAYWQENQQDLLATQDLKNLVVSQIDRLQALDPAAYKLLCRLGCYRYQEIPNIPSEGLLCLLWDVPASRRRQVITSLRNRSLVESEQGKYWLHPAIQAEAIARLRASSDWEVTHRKAGEFWTTQVLTIETIQDALQALEAHYHYIEIQDFEAAGNVILKSRTNQWRQFLPLGSTLYRMGLLQPVLAAITQVIPNIESTPKKSELYNILGDLYWITGRIQEAIACQEKTISLVSTAQQNLSTSNASKHTLYYLRMLEVDSLLSIGLYQLDLWELETAAGLFQQVIDLAQNTAHHPWAEKASVCLALVNSYLGLSDAAYTLAEETYQSIETHSLIKQTGRFAYFIQILGQTYTNLGDFERAQAMYSRALEFAEESHYTQVKAKTLNGLAELYRRQNALDTALEYHQQAIALLDTIGAICDLANAYLQLGLTYEAIGRSQLCEETLNKALQLFGQMQAIKQVERVGLLVCFHQ from the coding sequence ATGGAAGCTGAAACTGCATTGGCGTGGGTCGATCGGCTACTTGTTCGTAGAACCGGGGGACGCCTCAGCGCCTTACAGAAAGAAATTTTGAGTAAGGTGTTGCGCGGACAGAAGTATTTGGAGATTGCGGTACATTCTGGTTATACCGAGGGGCACATCAAGGATGTTAGCTCTCATCTGTGGAAGGTATTGTCTCGGTTATTGGGGGAACGGATCACCAAAAGTACCTGTCGAGCAGTTCTAGAGCGGTATCTCTCACTGTCTGGGAATTCGGTATTATCTCTGCCGTCATTGCCAGCGATCGACTCTCACTCGATACCCGAAACTTTACTCGGACGGGAAGCGGCGATCGCCCATCTCAACAGTCTGGTGCAGCGAGGCTGCAAAGCGATCGTCATTCAGGGAGAAGGGGGTTTGGGCAAAACCACTCTGGCACAGCATTATCTTCAAACTCAGGGATTTGAAGCGGTGCTGGAATTGTTAATGGCAAAGGAGACTCAAAATATTACCTCTGTGGAACGAGTTGTGGAGGAGTGGCTCAAACAAGACTTTGGGCAAGAGCCAGGATCGGAATTGGGAATTTCTCTAGGACGATTGAAACACCAACTGCATCAGCAGCGTATTGGGATTTTGATTGACAACCTAGAACCAGCCCTCGACTCAGAAGGTCGGTTGCTCCCGCTTCATCGTTCCTACGTTGAACTGCTACGAGTCCTGACGGATGCTAGGGTGCAGTCGGTGACGGTGATTACGAGTCGCGATCGCTTGTGCGAACCCGACCTGGCAGTGGAACACTACCGCCTGCCCCGATTGGATTTGACCGCATGGCAAACCTTTTTCAGCCGCCGACTGGCAACTGATGTGCCAACCCTGGAACAAATGCACCGCGCCTATGGCGGCAATGCCAAAGTGATGGGGATTTTATGCGGTGCAATTCAAGAAGACTTTGACGGAAAGATGGCAGCCTATTGGCAAGAAAATCAGCAAGATTTGCTGGCAACGCAAGATCTGAAAAATCTAGTCGTCAGCCAGATCGATCGCCTGCAAGCCTTAGATCCGGCTGCCTATAAGTTGCTCTGTCGATTGGGATGCTACCGCTATCAAGAAATTCCAAACATTCCCTCAGAGGGATTGCTCTGTCTCCTCTGGGATGTTCCCGCCTCTAGACGGCGACAGGTGATAACATCCCTGCGGAATCGATCGCTGGTGGAGTCCGAACAAGGCAAATACTGGTTGCATCCAGCAATCCAAGCCGAAGCGATCGCCCGTTTGCGTGCTAGTTCTGACTGGGAAGTGACCCACCGCAAAGCCGGAGAATTTTGGACAACTCAGGTATTGACGATCGAGACCATTCAAGATGCCCTGCAAGCTCTGGAGGCACACTATCACTACATTGAAATTCAGGATTTTGAAGCCGCCGGAAATGTCATTCTTAAAAGTCGCACGAATCAGTGGCGACAATTTCTACCTCTGGGCAGTACCCTTTACCGTATGGGATTACTGCAACCCGTCCTAGCTGCCATTACTCAAGTCATTCCCAACATCGAATCCACCCCCAAAAAAAGCGAACTTTACAACATTCTGGGGGATTTGTATTGGATTACGGGTCGTATCCAGGAAGCGATCGCCTGTCAGGAAAAAACAATTTCCCTGGTCAGTACCGCCCAACAAAATCTCTCGACCTCCAACGCCAGCAAGCATACCCTTTACTATTTACGGATGTTGGAAGTCGATTCTCTGCTTAGCATTGGGCTATACCAATTGGATTTATGGGAACTGGAAACCGCAGCTGGGTTGTTCCAGCAGGTGATTGACCTGGCGCAAAATACTGCCCATCACCCTTGGGCAGAAAAGGCATCCGTCTGTTTAGCTTTAGTTAATTCCTACCTGGGGTTATCAGATGCTGCCTATACCTTGGCAGAGGAAACCTATCAGTCCATAGAGACTCATTCTTTAATTAAACAAACGGGAAGATTCGCCTATTTCATTCAAATTTTGGGGCAGACCTACACCAATTTAGGGGATTTTGAGCGGGCACAGGCAATGTATAGTCGTGCCTTAGAATTTGCAGAGGAAAGTCATTACACCCAGGTCAAAGCGAAGACCCTGAATGGTTTGGCAGAATTGTATCGCCGACAAAATGCTTTGGACACTGCACTGGAGTACCACCAGCAGGCAATCGCGCTACTCGATACGATCGGAGCGATTTGCGATTTAGCAAATGCCTATCTCCAATTGGGGTTAACCTACGAGGCGATCGGTCGATCGCAACTGTGCGAGGAAACATTGAACAAAGCACTACAACTGTTTGGGCAAATGCAAGCAATCAAACAGGTTGAACGGGTAGGATTACTGGTGTGTTTTCACCAATAA